The following proteins are encoded in a genomic region of Bufo gargarizans isolate SCDJY-AF-19 unplaced genomic scaffold, ASM1485885v1 fragScaff_scaffold_322_pilon, whole genome shotgun sequence:
- the LOC122922403 gene encoding coxsackievirus and adenovirus receptor homolog encodes MDDQWVTWWVILGFMPALLGALTIKESSTDSILHPKGDSVSLSCTYVLDPTDIGVLDIEWSKMNPDTTGLDDLIITYMDKIVVPKAPAELVNRLSFKTVDPSQGDATITITYLDVKDSGTYQCKVKKNPGVATRKVALVIQAAPTNPHCFIEGELTKGSDAILKCKSSEGTPPLTYKWEKIAGPPNPATPVINMAPPNGDLLIKNISDAYAGAYQCTVGNKVGSGTCVAHLSITAGNRTGIIVGAVIGALLLLLLLLLLIWCLICRCNKKRYEKEIANDVREDVAAPPSNSNSRASSLRSAAGYRSHNIRWSSRRSYNAAPKDELSAPSLTNSEVSKKMAESPVPLSGPIFIVPEQSGKYHPYNLQRVGGVPVMVPAQSREGFIV; translated from the exons CACTGCTGGGTGCCCTTACCATCAAAGAATCAAGTACTGATTCCATTCTACATCCTAAGGGAGATAGTGTGAGCCTGAGCTGTACGTATGTCCTGGACCCCACCGACATTGGAGTCTTGGACATTGAATGGTCCAAGATGAACCCAGACACCACAGGATTGGATGACCTG ATTATCACCTACATGGACAAAATCGTGGTGCCAAAAGCTCCAGCAGAACTTGTGAACCGCCTCTCTTTCAAAACTGTGGATCCCAGCCAGGGCGATGCCACCATCACAATAACTTATCTGGATGTTAAAGATTCTGGCACCTACCAGTGCAAAGTGAAGAAGAACCCTGGGGTGGCTACGAGGAAAGTTGCGTTAGTCATTCAAG CGGCCCCTACGAATCCTCATTGTTTTATCGAAGGAGAACTGACCAAAGGAAGTGACGCCATCCTGAAGTGCAAATCAAGCGAGGGAACCCCGCCTCTGACTTACAAATGGGAGAAGATAGCCGGACCCCCCAACCCAGCCACCCCGGTCATAAACATGG CTCCCCCGAATGGAGATTTACTAATCAAAAACATCTCTGATGCCTACGCCGGAGCATACCAATGTACGGTGGGGAACAAAGTGGGAAGTGGAACGTGTGTGGCTCACTTATCTATAACTGCAG GTAACCGTACTGGGATAATTGTTGGTGCAGTCATTGGTGCTTTACTTTTgctgcttcttctcctcctcctcatatggTGTCTGATCTGCCGCTGTAACAAAAAGCGCTATGAAAAAGAGATAGCCAACGATGTAAG AGAGGACGTGGCAGCTCCTCCAAGTAACAGCAATAGCCGTGCCAGTAGTTTACGGAGTGCCGCTGGCTACCGATCACACAATATACGCTGGTCCAGTCGGCGGTCCTACAATGCAGCACCAAAAGATGAACTCTCAGCTCCATCCTTGACCAACAGTGAAGTCTCCAAGAAAATGGCCGAGAGCCCTGTTCCCTTATCTGGACCTATATTCATTGTTCCTGAACAAAGCGGAAAATATCATCCATACAATCTGCAGCGAGTAGGCGGAGTACCGGTGATGGTGCCGGCACAGTCTCGAGAAGGTTTCATCGTCTGA